One window from the genome of Leptospira perdikensis encodes:
- a CDS encoding TPM domain-containing protein: MEDSAGVLTDTASIDQLINKEEAASGLEIAVVTLPTIGSYVPKDFAVALFNYWKIGKKGKDNGILVLHIIDQRRVEIEIGYGLEGDLPDVVVKRIIDTYTIPAFKADNFQKGHIETVAALITKLNHPEREVDQLLTEPNSVAVTDVAVEDTNNQTVPERTDYYDYQGKSYTQLSEEEKQILDRTVETYNTTSNYFLNDEESRLLNEKFSEEEKIEKEKTRQTKQYFIFGYISLFAFLHLLQRIVVWIIPSPTAKYHIVHKTDFPLFYGVIITPVIFTITLLSEFLDDALFPISIFLIIGSIILFFIFWGDLRMRKLSERLLKIRNIPRNCKKCGAVMVKLSEEADNKHLSEGQISEEILNSVDYDVWVCSSCHSNSILKFRNIDPEYIYKGTSFPKIKVCPDCKFETFVCKSSKILSEATYSSSGSVEVRRTCAHCKHSAVEYETIPKKQKSSS; this comes from the coding sequence GTGGAGGACAGTGCTGGTGTTTTGACAGACACGGCTTCCATTGACCAGTTGATCAATAAGGAAGAGGCGGCATCTGGATTAGAAATTGCCGTTGTCACTCTACCGACAATTGGAAGTTATGTGCCAAAAGATTTTGCCGTTGCCCTATTTAATTATTGGAAGATTGGGAAAAAAGGCAAAGACAATGGAATCCTCGTTTTACATATCATCGACCAGAGAAGAGTGGAAATAGAAATCGGTTATGGTCTCGAAGGGGATCTTCCCGATGTGGTTGTCAAACGAATCATTGATACTTACACCATCCCCGCATTCAAAGCAGACAATTTTCAAAAAGGGCATATCGAAACCGTAGCCGCATTGATTACAAAACTCAACCACCCTGAACGAGAAGTGGACCAACTTCTCACGGAACCAAACAGTGTGGCCGTAACGGACGTTGCAGTAGAAGACACCAACAATCAAACCGTACCCGAAAGAACTGACTATTATGATTATCAAGGGAAGTCCTATACACAACTGAGCGAAGAAGAGAAACAAATTTTAGACAGAACCGTTGAAACTTACAATACAACGTCTAATTATTTTTTAAATGACGAAGAATCGCGATTGTTAAATGAAAAATTTTCTGAAGAAGAAAAAATCGAAAAAGAAAAAACCAGGCAAACCAAACAGTACTTTATCTTTGGTTATATTTCCCTTTTTGCATTCTTACATTTATTACAAAGGATTGTTGTTTGGATCATCCCTTCCCCTACGGCAAAATACCATATTGTCCATAAAACAGACTTTCCTTTATTCTACGGTGTCATTATCACGCCAGTAATATTCACCATCACTCTTCTCTCTGAGTTTTTGGATGATGCTTTATTTCCCATTTCGATTTTTCTTATCATTGGTAGCATCATTCTCTTTTTTATTTTTTGGGGTGACTTACGAATGCGTAAGTTAAGCGAAAGACTATTAAAAATTAGAAATATCCCCAGAAACTGCAAAAAATGTGGAGCCGTAATGGTTAAACTTTCCGAAGAAGCAGATAACAAACATTTGTCGGAAGGCCAAATTTCTGAAGAAATTCTCAATTCCGTAGATTATGATGTTTGGGTCTGTTCAAGTTGCCATTCTAATTCCATTCTAAAGTTCCGAAATATCGACCCTGAATATATTTACAAAGGAACATCTTTTCCAAAAATCAAAGTTTGCCCAGACTGTAAGTTTGAAACCTTTGTTTGTAAATCGAGTAAAATCTTAAGTGAAGCAACCTATAGTAGTTCCGGATCTGTGGAAGTCCGAAGAACCTGTGCCCACTGCAAACACAGTGCCGTTGAATATGAAACCATTCCTAAAAAACAAAAAAGTAGCTC
- a CDS encoding carboxypeptidase-like regulatory domain-containing protein, translating to MNRHPKLPTSLVLICLWFLLGNCYFNPLVQPIVNPEVEEGTEAVPFLGIAAVLSGSKILITGQVVNANGSAVANGTLTILSRTNQESGLANTITLDGGGRFYQSFSIGETAIKVFDQSGTELFTFKLSITGQGIASLAETSVAGAGVINIEFYMEGSIPAYIDIASTSPIVEGTTFTTWPTYLYISFSENLEVPSNMQSFLDANVITNPTIPLIGTNSDITNNILTIYNSGVGAIGPNTYTFGSGIKSTSGKSLKPRTLTFLCQPSCNGS from the coding sequence ATGAACCGACATCCTAAATTACCAACTTCACTTGTTTTAATATGTTTATGGTTTTTACTCGGAAACTGCTATTTCAACCCTTTGGTGCAACCCATAGTCAATCCAGAAGTGGAAGAGGGAACAGAGGCAGTCCCTTTCTTGGGGATTGCGGCGGTGCTTTCAGGATCAAAAATCCTAATAACAGGCCAAGTTGTTAACGCGAATGGTTCTGCAGTCGCTAACGGCACCCTAACTATCCTTAGCCGAACAAATCAAGAATCTGGTCTAGCAAACACAATTACATTAGATGGTGGAGGAAGGTTTTATCAATCATTCAGTATCGGAGAAACGGCAATCAAAGTCTTTGACCAATCGGGAACGGAATTATTTACGTTTAAACTGTCGATCACTGGACAAGGTATTGCATCCCTAGCTGAAACATCCGTTGCCGGAGCAGGAGTCATCAATATTGAATTTTATATGGAAGGATCCATACCAGCTTATATTGATATCGCGTCTACGTCACCTATAGTTGAAGGAACAACATTTACTACATGGCCAACTTATCTTTATATTAGTTTCTCTGAAAACTTGGAAGTACCATCAAATATGCAAAGTTTTTTAGATGCAAATGTCATCACAAATCCAACGATACCGCTCATTGGTACAAATTCTGACATAACTAACAACATTCTTACAATTTATAATTCAGGAGTTGGTGCTATTGGACCAAATACATATACATTTGGATCAGGAATTAAATCTACATCAGGTAAAAGTTTGAAACCGCGTACACTGACGTTTCTTTGCCAACCCAGTTGTAATGGATCATAA
- a CDS encoding carboxypeptidase-like regulatory domain-containing protein, whose product MFSYLQMKKGIGLLLLSFSLFQNCYFNPIVNGILNPKVEEADTSALLGLAGGFGSQAVTVSITGQIKKLGTAFANTEVSLINPSFTSKNNANSSTTDSAGRFSLNVPTGSATLQFSDAGTPVNIQIEVSQTAAKILFIDNTNFTIQNLDVYVLGVEPPVYLELISSIPYDGLLIDDSNYSTITMGGFKFKFSEDLEYPSNQSVWLAENFITNPTIGFEFPSISKSDVTIVLSSSLSPLTPYTITLNSGIKTVAGKSIKQTTIQFLVGPLGL is encoded by the coding sequence ATGTTTTCCTATCTTCAAATGAAAAAAGGAATTGGGTTGTTACTCCTTTCCTTTTCATTGTTTCAAAATTGTTATTTCAACCCGATTGTGAATGGAATACTGAATCCAAAGGTTGAAGAAGCTGACACATCCGCATTACTTGGATTAGCCGGAGGATTTGGGAGCCAAGCCGTTACCGTTAGTATTACAGGGCAAATCAAAAAACTAGGAACTGCTTTTGCTAATACTGAGGTCAGTCTCATCAATCCCTCATTTACTTCCAAAAACAATGCAAACTCATCAACCACTGATAGCGCCGGTAGATTCTCTCTTAATGTCCCAACAGGATCAGCGACTTTACAATTTTCTGATGCCGGTACCCCTGTAAACATCCAAATTGAAGTCTCACAAACGGCAGCAAAAATCCTTTTTATTGATAACACTAATTTCACAATCCAAAACCTAGATGTTTATGTTCTTGGGGTAGAGCCACCGGTGTATTTGGAATTGATATCATCCATTCCCTATGATGGCTTACTCATTGATGATAGTAACTACAGCACGATTACTATGGGTGGGTTTAAGTTTAAATTTTCCGAAGATTTAGAATATCCATCTAATCAATCGGTTTGGCTTGCGGAAAATTTTATAACGAATCCAACCATTGGTTTTGAATTTCCCAGTATTTCCAAAAGTGATGTAACCATTGTGTTAAGTAGTTCACTAAGTCCATTAACTCCTTATACAATTACGTTGAATTCTGGGATCAAAACAGTCGCAGGAAAATCAATTAAACAAACAACAATCCAGTTTTTGGTTGGCCCTTTAGGATTATAA